From the Chitinivorax sp. B genome, the window GGGAACACCACAAATGCCATCAAACGTGCGGCCTTCAGGAAGTGTGCGCTTGCGGCTGCAAGATCATCCTGTACGCGAGAGAAAGCGGGCATTGCCACTTGGTTAAGTACTGATGACACCCGTTGCACAGGCAAACCCGCCAAATGCATGGAGACCGAATAAATGCCAAGTGGCTCTTTGCCCAGCAACTTACCAACGATGAAGGAATCAACCTGCGAATAGAAAAACCACAACATGCGAGCCAACGTGACATGGCCACCAAAGAACACAAATTTTCGCATGCCAGTAAGGCCGAAACTAGGCCATTCCCGAAAGGGAGACATGATCTGAAAACCCACGGCACGCAGTGACAACCCCACCAGGTTTCCCCATACCAATGCCCATACACCATATCCCCAGTAAGCCATGGCAAGCACCACGGCCCCATTGATAATGGCACTGACGGCTTCCAGCATGGATGCTGGCCGGAAATCCATCTTGCGTTCCAGCAACGCTTTGGGGATGGATGTCATGGCGACCAGCGGAAACTGTGCTGCCAAGGCCTGAATAACCAGTGTCAACCTTGGCTCATTGAAAAAACTGGCAATCAACGGGGCGGTCAGCAACAGCAGGACACATAAAGTCATGTTGGACAGGATCACCAACCCGAAAATCTGCTTAAGCTGCGGTAACTCTACCTTGTCAGCCTGTACGATCGACAAACCCAGACCAATTTCCGACATCAACATCAAGAAGGCGACGAAAATATTGGCCATTGCCAGCAGCCCATAGTCGCCCGGTGTGAGAAGCCGGATGACAATGATGGTCATGGCCCACGTAAATACCTGACTGACAATGCGGGCTCCTGCCGTCCAACGCAGGCCCGATACGACTTGGGAACGCAGATTGCTCATTCGCTGACCGGCTTGGCAATCTTTTCCGGCTCGGCATAAATCGTAATGCCTCGCTCAGCCAACCATTCCAGGCGACCATAGAAATCCTGTGCATTCACAAACCAAGCAGCAGCCTGGCCAACCTTGCCATCTTTCAGAATGCCTGCCCGACGGAAATCATCCATGAAGAATTGCTGCAGATCGCCACGTGCTTTGTTGTCAATGCGACGCGGGTTGTAGACCGGATCAAGTGGCGTCACCGGCACTTCGATCAAACGGCCTTCCCAATCCCGGCACTTCAATTGGAAGACTTCAGGTAAACGCACTGGCAAAGGGAAACGGTCCAGCCACTTGTCTTCCAACAAATGGTAGAAAGTCACGGGCCCCATGGTAATGCCCAGACCCAGTACTTTCGCGTTCACTTGCAGGCAACGCTCCCATGGCGAGCCTTCACCAAAGATCGACGGTGCCAAATGATGGGAGCTAACAATGTAGTCGGCCTGCGGCCCCAACGCAGACACGGAATGTGTCGGATGGATACTGCGACGGATGCCAGGCATTTTAAGGAATGTATCGGGCAAGGCGCCCAGATTCGATCCATGCTCACGTGGGTCAAACACATAATCGGTCATCTGGCAGGTGTTGTAGATGGTGCCACCTGGCAGGTAGTAAGTCGGCACCACCAATGTACCGCCCGGGCTGACTGCCTCATAAACAGCTTCCAGCACGGTCTGCGCCCCGCCATCGACATAGCCCAGGCTTTTCAATGAGGAATGCAGCATCACAACGTCACCAGGGCCAATCCCCATGTCACGCAAACCATCCACAATCATGGTTTTGGTGATATGCGGAGCCTCGGCTTTGATTTCCGCTTCGCGACGCTTGGCATAGCGTGCTTCCAGCACACCTTTTACGGCTTGTTTCAACGACTGGAGCAGATTAGCCACGATTGCGGACATCCAGTTCTAGCAGATTGGCATCGATCATGAATTTCGGCGCCCAGTTGAGATACTGATAGTCGCCATAAGCACCATTGACCGGGAACGACCCTTTGACTGCGCCACGGGTATCCTCAGGGCCATCCAAGCGCATGGTTCGACGCACGTATTGATTGGCCAATGCGGCGGCATCACGGTATTTTTTGTCGCCCGTCAGTTCATAAAGCATTAACCAACTATGAGCGATCTGGACCTCACCAGTCAGGCAGGACCAGTTCACCGCAGCCTGCCAATCGGGTTTCAACATACCCGGCAGGAAGCCATCCGGCCGTAACGCAGAAAGCAGGCCATCGGCCGTTTTGATGGCTTTTGCCAGCACATCCGCATTCTGAGTGAATCGGTGCGCCTCCATGAAACCACGTAATGCGTAACCAAGCGTATGGGTCAGTGGGGTATCAGGATTGGTTAGGCAACAATTCGCCAACCAGCCATTTGGTTGCTGCTGAGTCAATGCCCAACGTACTTGCTTCATCGCGGCTTCGGCATAACCTTGCTCCGGATCGACACGCGCTGCTTCAAACAAGCCCCAGGACACATGTGTTTCGTATGTTTTGTCGCCCCGCTTGGCAAATGGCGTTGCATGTTTACGCCAGCAACCGTCTGCATCTAGCGAATCACGCAACCAATTGGCTGCCTTGCGCATTGGCTGACGATAGACTTCACCAAACTCGGCAACGCCCGCCGCCAAACCCAGTAAGATCTGACCAGTGTTGAAGGTGACAGGGACACGAACATCTGCATCGATTCGCCCCCCCATGAACCCTCCTTCCGGGAACTGAATACTGACCAACCAATCCAGCATCTTACGGGCTCGGTCAATAGAGTCTGGATCGTTGTAACGCTTGCCATACTCGATCATGGTGGGAATGATGTAACCGGTGGTTTCAGGATACGATACTGCCCAACCCTTAACCAGACTGAAATCCCTGGCCACTCCACCATCATGTGAGGCAGACAGATCCTGCGCACGCTTCAACCATTGGATCGCAGCGTGAACTGCCGGCTCAATTCCCGGATCTTGCGCCGGCACGCCAGCCTTGTCGCGTGCAACTTCGGCTTTGGCCACAGGTGGTAATTGCATTTGGTCGCGCCAATCGCGAAGGAAATTCTTGGCAGCGGTCAACATGGTCTGATTTGCTCCAAATACGCTAAACAATTCATGGTGTGGTCATTTGACCAGCTTGATGCTGGCTGACTTTACTGACCACATAACGGAATTTGCCGGTCTTTTCCGGCTCAATTGCCGCGACATATTCAATATCCAGCGTCACCCCACGCCCCAATCGGGCCTGGAAAGTGTCACGAATCTTGGGCTCACTGCCAGTGTTCTGAAAACGGTCATCAGTGACCAATTGCAGTCGGCAATGATGTAGTGTTTCCTGAATCACCTTGAAACCATTCACACCAGGCATGTCACGCAGCACCATAGCAATGGCAACGTCGTGCACCATGGTGCCATCCTCTGCCAGCAATACATCATTGGTGCGGCCACGCACTTCTTTCAACAATGGCAAGCCCCGGCCGCATTTACACTGCAAATCATCCAACACAGCTACATCACCATTCTTGTAACGAACAAATGGGAAGCCCGTACTATACAGATGCGTCACTACTACCTCCCCTGGCACCCCAGGTGGCAAAGGCAGGCCTTGCTCGTCGACAACCTCGACAATAATGTCTTCTGCAGTAATATGATTGCCCCCTTCCGGACAGGCATGAGCAATGAAACCGGAATCACGACCACCATAACCATTTGCAACAGGGCAACCAAATACGCGTTTCAATACGTCCGCTTGATGTGGGTACATCCGCTCAGCGGTACAGAATGCAACCTTGATGCCCAGATCATTCATGCGAATACCTTGTTTTTCCGCATGCTGCGCAATCAAGGTCATGGAAGACGGGTAACCAAACAACATGGCCGGTCGAAAAGCTCGAATATCGGCAATGAAGCGTTCGATATCTGAGGCTGACATGGCCGCCGATGGCACCAGTTTGCTGCGCAATAGCCAGTCCCGTATTTGCTTGATGCGATCCTGCTTGGTCAGCTCAATCGGGCTGGACCAGATCACCATTTCACGGTCACCGATATCAACATCCCACCAACGGGTCGCACGCCATTTGGCAGCGACATCATGGCTAACCCTGGTATTGCTAATACAAAAACGCAGTGGATCACCCGTTGAACCAGTAGTCGAGAACAGCCTCATCGGCTCGGCCTGTGTCGATTTCAGGTTATCGAATTCACGACGGATGATGTCTTTGGTCAGGATGGGCAGGCGTGTCAGATCCGACAGCACGTTAACACGGGTCGGATCGAACGAGATCGACCTGAATAGCGCACGATAGTAAGGCACATGTTGGCCACAATCGGTCAAAAAGGCACGTAACCGGTTAATCTGTAATGACTGTAATTCGGCTGGCTTCAACCATTGTGTTCGTTCAAGCTCATGCTTGACCGCAATCGTATCGTGGCGTTTTAGTTTTTCATGCAACGGGAACAACACGTTGGCTGCAAAAGCGGTATAGAGGCCCATCAATGCGACCCTTTCCGGATCAAGCCACGATAAGCAGCAAGCCATTGTTCGCGCACTACCGGCCAAGCATAGCGTTGCGCTTCTGCCAGCCCTGCCGTGGTCAACTGCTCGCTGTACGCATCATCTTGCAATATGCTCAGCATTGCGCCCGCCATAGCATCAACATCACGGGCCGGTACCAACAACGCGGTGCGACCATGCTCTGCAATGAAAGGCACCCCACCAACATCGGTTGTAACTACTGGCACATTACTCGCAAAGGCTTCGAGAATCGAAATCGGCATATTATCGACAGTACTTGGGTTCAACATCAAATCAGCCGAGGTGTACAGCGCACTCATCTGATCATTGTCGATACGTCCTGCAAAAGTCACCGCCGTGGTGATGGTCAGTTGTTCTGCCAGCTGTTGCAAGTTAGCCAGCTCCGGGCCTGAACCAGCCACAGTCAGACGAGCAGCGGGCAAGACCTGCCGAACTTTTGCAAAGGCGCGCAATGCAGTGGGGATATCGTAGATCGGCTCCAGATTGCGGGTGACGATCACGTGCTTATCCTGCTTGCCCGGCTGCGGTTGACGTGGGGTAAAACGTGCCAGGTCGATAATGTTGGGAATAACATGACCACTGAATCCCAACTTGCCAAATACCTCGCGCAGAAAACCGGATGGCACAATCAGTGCGTCTGCTTTTTGCAATCCACGTAATGCCAATGCGGGTGCATTGCCAAAGAATTCTTCTGCGCCACCACCTCGATAGTTAATGATGACGGGGGTACCACGCAATCTGGCAATATAGACTGCAGGCATTGCAAACAAATACCAGGACCAGCCGGAGTTGGCCATCACATGCATCACATCGGCTTGGCCTGCGGCCCGCCATAGTGCCCATTTGTAGGGAATCAGCCGAAACAATGCCCGGATACCCTTCAACTTTTCGACGAAAGCGGGTTGATAAGGTGCGTTGACCTGCACAACATTAACCTGTACACCTTCTTCGCCTAACAGACGGGCAAGTTGACGGCACTGGTTGGCCATACCACCAGAAGGCGGTGGCAACGGCCCGACCAAGGCTAGCCGTAATTCGCTCATCGCTGTTTCCCGTTCAATAACGTGGGATAAACTTGATGGTAACGGCCCACACTTTTGGCCCAATTGCGTTCGGTTTCCACATAGTGACGGCCAGCAGCTTTCATCGCGGGCCAACGCTTAGGATTATCAGCCAACGCCAATACGACACGAGCCAAATCAACCGCATCATTGGCACGGAAGAGTACACCAGTTACATCTGGCGTAATTAATTCGCGGTGACCACCAACATCACTGGCTGCAACCAGGCGCCCTTGCGCCATGGCTTCCAACGGCTTCAATGGCGTCACCAGCTCTGTCAGACGCATTGGTAGACGTGGGTATACCAGCACATCCACCAAATCGTAATACTTGGGTACCTCGGTATTTGAAACTCGCCCGGTGAATATCACCTGATCAGTGATGCCGAGTTGCTGAGCTTGCTGCTTCAATGCAGCTTCCTGATGTCCACCACCAATCAACAACAAGCGTACATTCGAATTATCGCGCAACATCAATGGCATCGCGTCCAGCAATACATTCAGACCCTCGTAGGCATAGAACGAACCGATGAAGCCCAGCACGGTCTTGCCAGTCAACCCTAACTTGGCCTGCAATGTGGAATCAGGTTCAGCACCCATGGTGAATTTTTCAATATCTACCGCATTGGGAATCACTGTGACCTTTTCGGCCGGAATACCTCGCGCCACGATATCGCTACGCAGCCCCTCGCAAATGGTCGTCACCGCGGCCACCCGTTTCAATGCATAGGTTTCCAAGCCTCGTGTGGCACGATAACGTAACCCCCACTCCTTGCTGGTACCATGGTCAACGGCGGCATCTTCCCAAAAGGCCCGTACTTCATACACCACCGGAATACCCAGTTTCTGGCCAACCCGCAAAGCAGGAATGGCATTCAGTACTGGAGAATGAGCATGCAATACATCTGGCTTGATTTGACGAGCCACTTCTTCCAGTCGGCGGGCTGTAGCATTAATCAACGCGATCTCGCTCAACACCGGCTTACTGGACATGAAACCCGTTGCAGGTGGCGTGCGGAAAAAATGCAGGCCATCCACCTCTTCTTCCAGCACGGTGCAGTTTTCCTGCTTCGGGCTGGTCAAATGGAAAGTCTCCCAGCCTAACTTACGTTGTTCACGCAATATGGCTGCGGTCCGGAAGGTATAGCCCGAATGCAACGGAATGGAGTGATCCAGGATGTGCAGGATGCGCATCATGCCACCTTGATACTGGGGCTGGTGCTGACACCCAGACAATTTCGCAGGAATGACTCGAACATCAGCAAGGTCCAGATTGGCGCACTGTAGTCACGGATACCCTTCTCGTGGTGGGTCACCAGCTCCAGTAGATAACTCTGATTGAACCAACCCGTTTGCGCCAAGACATCACCCAGCAAAGCATCCCTGACGCGCTGCCGGAGCGGCCCGCGGAACCACGTTGCCAACGGCACGGCAAAACCCATCTTCTGCCGATACAAAATATCGTTCGGTAAATAAGGTTCCAGTGCCTTCTTCAAGATATATTTACCCTCACCACCCTTGAGTTTCAGTTCTGGTGGCAAGCCAGACATCCACTCCATCCACGAATGATCCAACAGTGGTTCACGAACTTCCAATGAATTGGCCATGCTGGCACGATCCACTTTGGTCAGAATATCGCCGACCAGGTAGGTTTTCATATCCAGATACTGAACCAAGCTTAACGGATGGTCAGTTGGTGCTTTTTGAGCATGGCGCCGCATCGCATTACTAGCGTGATAGCCACCCAGCTCAGCCATGAATTTAGGTGTATAGAGCTTGGCACGCATGCTGGTCTTGAAAATTGACACAGCGTGAAAATAGGCTTCGACCGAATCGCGAG encodes:
- a CDS encoding TIGR04063 family PEP-CTERM/XrtA system glycosyltransferase; this encodes MRILHILDHSIPLHSGYTFRTAAILREQRKLGWETFHLTSPKQENCTVLEEEVDGLHFFRTPPATGFMSSKPVLSEIALINATARRLEEVARQIKPDVLHAHSPVLNAIPALRVGQKLGIPVVYEVRAFWEDAAVDHGTSKEWGLRYRATRGLETYALKRVAAVTTICEGLRSDIVARGIPAEKVTVIPNAVDIEKFTMGAEPDSTLQAKLGLTGKTVLGFIGSFYAYEGLNVLLDAMPLMLRDNSNVRLLLIGGGHQEAALKQQAQQLGITDQVIFTGRVSNTEVPKYYDLVDVLVYPRLPMRLTELVTPLKPLEAMAQGRLVAASDVGGHRELITPDVTGVLFRANDAVDLARVVLALADNPKRWPAMKAAGRHYVETERNWAKSVGRYHQVYPTLLNGKQR
- a CDS encoding glycosyltransferase family 4 protein; amino-acid sequence: MSELRLALVGPLPPPSGGMANQCRQLARLLGEEGVQVNVVQVNAPYQPAFVEKLKGIRALFRLIPYKWALWRAAGQADVMHVMANSGWSWYLFAMPAVYIARLRGTPVIINYRGGGAEEFFGNAPALALRGLQKADALIVPSGFLREVFGKLGFSGHVIPNIIDLARFTPRQPQPGKQDKHVIVTRNLEPIYDIPTALRAFAKVRQVLPAARLTVAGSGPELANLQQLAEQLTITTAVTFAGRIDNDQMSALYTSADLMLNPSTVDNMPISILEAFASNVPVVTTDVGGVPFIAEHGRTALLVPARDVDAMAGAMLSILQDDAYSEQLTTAGLAEAQRYAWPVVREQWLAAYRGLIRKGSH
- a CDS encoding AAC(3) family N-acetyltransferase; translated protein: MANLLQSLKQAVKGVLEARYAKRREAEIKAEAPHITKTMIVDGLRDMGIGPGDVVMLHSSLKSLGYVDGGAQTVLEAVYEAVSPGGTLVVPTYYLPGGTIYNTCQMTDYVFDPREHGSNLGALPDTFLKMPGIRRSIHPTHSVSALGPQADYIVSSHHLAPSIFGEGSPWERCLQVNAKVLGLGITMGPVTFYHLLEDKWLDRFPLPVRLPEVFQLKCRDWEGRLIEVPVTPLDPVYNPRRIDNKARGDLQQFFMDDFRRAGILKDGKVGQAAAWFVNAQDFYGRLEWLAERGITIYAEPEKIAKPVSE
- a CDS encoding lipopolysaccharide biosynthesis protein, yielding MSNLRSQVVSGLRWTAGARIVSQVFTWAMTIIVIRLLTPGDYGLLAMANIFVAFLMLMSEIGLGLSIVQADKVELPQLKQIFGLVILSNMTLCVLLLLTAPLIASFFNEPRLTLVIQALAAQFPLVAMTSIPKALLERKMDFRPASMLEAVSAIINGAVVLAMAYWGYGVWALVWGNLVGLSLRAVGFQIMSPFREWPSFGLTGMRKFVFFGGHVTLARMLWFFYSQVDSFIVGKLLGKEPLGIYSVSMHLAGLPVQRVSSVLNQVAMPAFSRVQDDLAAASAHFLKAARLMAFVVFPVSWGMSSVAPELVDLLMGKNWTGAVMPLLLLCLIMPLRMLSSMIPAAVQGLGRPEVSVMNQVSACIVMPIAFVIGSHWGVLGISIAWVIGFPLVLLGNLFRAMPVIGLTVWQLVRTQIAPAISAGGMWAAVELTRLPLGDLSLVPRLAILVAIGGAGYLGLSWLLNRDGLQEALGFFRRGG
- a CDS encoding AMP-binding protein, with translation MGLYTAFAANVLFPLHEKLKRHDTIAVKHELERTQWLKPAELQSLQINRLRAFLTDCGQHVPYYRALFRSISFDPTRVNVLSDLTRLPILTKDIIRREFDNLKSTQAEPMRLFSTTGSTGDPLRFCISNTRVSHDVAAKWRATRWWDVDIGDREMVIWSSPIELTKQDRIKQIRDWLLRSKLVPSAAMSASDIERFIADIRAFRPAMLFGYPSSMTLIAQHAEKQGIRMNDLGIKVAFCTAERMYPHQADVLKRVFGCPVANGYGGRDSGFIAHACPEGGNHITAEDIIVEVVDEQGLPLPPGVPGEVVVTHLYSTGFPFVRYKNGDVAVLDDLQCKCGRGLPLLKEVRGRTNDVLLAEDGTMVHDVAIAMVLRDMPGVNGFKVIQETLHHCRLQLVTDDRFQNTGSEPKIRDTFQARLGRGVTLDIEYVAAIEPEKTGKFRYVVSKVSQHQAGQMTTP